TCTAACAAGTAGAACCGTCTCCTTTGGTTTGTCACAAGTGGTACATATACCAGTAAATGTTGTATCCCTATTATTGTTAAGAAAAAACTATATGTACCATATATATAGGTAGTGTACtaatggtttttttttggtcCAAACCATAGAAGGCTGCTGCATGTTAAAATATGAAGTTAAAAAGAACAATAGATAGTTGCATAGAACCATGTGAAAATAAAACATGGCATAGACAACCAAAAAGTGAGCGCGACGAACTACATCAGGAGTTAGGAGAGCATCCAGGTCTTCCGCATCCGCGCTTTAGCAGAGCCGACCTTGGATTTAAGGTTCACGATTTCTTTCACCAACGTCTTTTGGATTCTAGCTTGAAGATAACGCATGTAACTCGGAAGTTTTCTGCTTTAACAAATTTCCAGAACCACTATTTAAATCTTTGAGGTATTTTTGGTGAAATGTTTACCTCTCTTTTGGAAGTTGGCTCCAAAAAATACGGGTCATATGTAACCAATAGATCTACACAGGAGGTTTATAAACCTTGGAATTTTTTTGCTCCGTGTATCTGTCATTTTGCCGGTCGATATGAGGTTCCGGGAGGCATATTAGGATTAGGAGTGGCctttttgttgttttcgtCTAGTTCTAGTCTTACCTGAACATACTGCACAATTCTATCATTCCTGTCTccggaagaaaaaaacaagtcGATCGATTTTGGGAGAACCCATTTTTTTAGATGGAACAGAGAAATTCCAATATTTATAAGGCATACTACCAGCAAAATCGCTGGCAACATGGTTCTGCAGGAGGTTAGAAAATACCACCCCGCCATAAGTTTGGAGCACGTGATCTGTTTTCACACCAACTATAGCAAGAGCTTAAGCAACAGGCTACAAATATATGCCTCAACTTCAATAAAATGTAGTGCAAAAGTTTTAATTAAGTGAAACCAAGAGAATTTCTTTGCGTGTCGTAGAAAGATAGAGAATTTCTTTGCATCTCTGAAGTTGAAAAATGGCGATGGACGAGGGAACACATTGCCTGCTGAATTCACTCTGGATCCCCACAGATAATAATCtgcgaaaaagaaaaacgaagcTGGAACACATTGCCTGTTGAATTCATTCTGGATTCTGGAAGCGGGCCTATACAAAATGCAAGAAGAACCCTTAAACTAAGGTAAATTACATACGGAGTAGCAAACATATCGGTTCGGCTCGCTCAAGGCTCATCACGCAGCAGACACGACCAGATCGCCCAGACGCCGACCGACGCCTCTCGCTCCCCCGTCTCCCGGAGATCCTCTGCAGCGACAGACACCTCCGGCCTCCGGCCGCCACCCCATCCCCCGCGTAACCAGATCCGCGGTGACCCCCATCCTCCTCGCTCTCCTTCTCGGCCCTCGGTAGATCTACGCGGGCCGCGACCATGGTGAGTTCCTCgttctctccttcctctagTTGTAGATCCTCCGTGCAATAACGTCAGAAACCGTGAGATCTTATCCTTCGTGCCGACCTGGATCTGGGGAAACAGGAGATCGTGCCCACTAATTCGTCGCCTATTTGGAATTAGCCGAGCAAAGTACAGCGCTACAGCCGTGCCAGTGGAATTTCTCAAGGGGTATAGAGGACCCAAGAGCGTTACGATCCCCATTTCAAGGAGAAATAGTAGCCACCATCGTTAATTCATCATGATCTTTTCTGTTGCTACACGAATTTTGGGCAGCCATTGCCCACTGAATCTGCGACTAGGCCAAATCCCTTTTGAACGCTAGTTTGTTCTGTTGTAGAATGTAGACTGAATATGCTGGTAAACgttagtagattttttttattaggaCACTGATTGATTTTCCGGAGATCATAATAGTTGGGGTACATTTTCCATATATTCCAGCCTATATATGTGTACATAAAAGACGGTGAATCTCCTTGCCACTGTCCATGCAACATAGGCAAATGTTAAAGACAATGGATCTCTTTTGCAGTACACTGTAGCTCAAATTTCCAAAAAATTCCATCTCCATCTTCGCAGATCAATTTTGTGCTCCTGATCAGTCGCCAGGGCAAGGTGAGGCTCACCAAGTGGTACTCGCCCTACACACAGAAGGAGAGGACTAAGGTCAGCATCCTGCACTGCTTTCTGTGCCACAACCTTTTGCTGTTACTCTGCTCCTTGCAAGTCTGTTAATCCGTGTGTTAGGTCGATTTGCATGCGCAGTTCATACGACCTTTGTCTTGAGAGTTTGAAGGTAGCTGTGTTGTAAAGTGTACATTGTTATTGTAGCTGGATGGAAGATGGAAACTTCTGGGAATGATAAATTTGCATCTACTGCACTgtgcatataatttttttctagCCTTCACCTTAAGTTAGCATTCTTTTGCTGCCCCGTCATGCAAGATTCCTGAATATATCTGTCTGGTACTTCTATACATATTCTTGGTGTTTTCCTGGGTGCCACTAAGTGTATTCTAATGTTCTACAAAAAGATCACCCAAGTATTATGGATTTGTACATTGGCAAAACTTTTGCATGTAATCCTCTGAAGTTGGTACTACCATCTACGTTCTTTTTATTGTTGAGGTGTATTGTACGGGTTATCTTATTTGTATGCTATCTTCAAATTCGAAAAGGTCATACGGGAACTAAGCGGGCTGATTCTTACTCGAGGGCCAAAACTCTGTAACTTTGTCGAGTGGAGAGGTTACAAGGTTGTGTACAGGAGGTATGTAAGAATAAGGAATGCCATTGAGTTTAAATTGTTTGCTTACTTATATAGTTTTGCAAGATATGCTTGTTAGCTAGTTACATATCTGTCTGTAATCATGGTGGCCAGGTATGCCAGCCTCTATTTCTGCATGTGCATTGATGCCGATGACAACGAGCTTGAAGTCCTTGAAATCATCCATCATTTTGTTGAGATACTCGACCGCTATTTTGGCAGTGTGAGTGCTTCCTTTTGATTTCTCTTATGATTTCATTTATTGGTGTAATGTACTGTTGTCTTGAGTGTTTTCTTACCCACTTTAGGTATGCGAGCTGGATTTGATATTCAATTTCCACAAGGTATCTCTTTCACATTTGTTGAAAACTTGAAATGTTGACTGAGGATCTAAAACTGGAGCTGCAGAGttgtatattttttatgagTCATGTACTCATGTTCATCAGTGCCCATGGCCAAATTTTCAGGCCTACTATGTACTGGATGAGATTCTCATTGCTGGCGAGCTTCAGGAATCCAGCAAGAAAAATGTTGCAAGACTTATTGCTGCACAGGTATCCTCACCACTGACTAACATAAATAAACTCTATATTTCCATGTTTAAGAGCATAAGGCTTGTATGTTAAAATCGGCCCTGTTCATTTCTGTCTTGGATGTTCCTAAGATTCTTCTCCTGTGGTTCAGTATAATAACACAAAACCTCATTTGCTAGCCTACCCACCTGAATTACGCTCTATTCAATCTGATTTATTTAAAAACATGTGGACAAGCAAAGCTGCAAAACCTGCTCGATGGACATACACAGTTGCACACAATTGTGTGGTCAGACTTTAGTAAAGGATGATGCATGTTTTGAACTATATAAGTATATTATCTAAAAGtgcataattttgttttcacaTAACAATTTGCTTCCCGATTTGCACAGGATTCTTTGGTAGAGGCTGCTAAAGAGGAAGCTAGCTCCATAAGTAACATCATTGCCCAGGCTACGAAGTAAATTCTGCGCCATATGATCCCTCCTGCTCTGCTCCTTTGTTTATGGCTGTGTTGGTAAATCTGATGTAATGGCTCATTTGCTCTGTCCATTTTCCTAAGAAATATGACTTTCTGGAGTCCCAGTTCATTCGGAATGAGTGATATGTAACTACAGTATATGTTTCCTTTGCAACTGAATTTGGGATCTTCACAGACAAGCTATCATGAAGATTTCTCATCAATAGTTCTAAAGCAATGTTCTGTAAAAGCCATAATCATAATTTGACAGCGCTTCGTCTCGGTGTTTCAGCACACTGGTCGTACAGGTCGTGCTGCAGTCCCTAGTAGCCTAGTATACAACTCTAGGAGTTCAGGTCATCTTCATATAACCTTTCTTGCTTCTCTTCTTGGTTGCTACATAGGCTACTGACAACTAAACCTTACCACCATCTTCACATCTATGTACATAGGCTAGGTTTGACAGCAAGTCAGCAACCACATGCTAGGATCCAGAAATTTCCAGTGTCGTCCCCTATTGATCCTGGGCTTGCTATAAGGTAGGAACTTCATCAGCTATTTGATTTCGGAAAAATATGGCCTGTTTTGGGGATGGAAGTTACCAGGATTTGGTTGAACACGCTGACACTCCCAAGCACAACGAAGCTAGAGCGGTCTGCCTTTCCTCTGCATGCAATCAACACAGCTCTCTTCTTATTGACGTGCCCAAATCCTCTATGGGCGCGATGCATCGCTATAAGCGGCACGAGCATAGCTTCATGGGATTCGATGGGACAAACACACGTACTTGAAAATAAATGTTACTCGTACTTATTACTCACGATTGTGAGAAGTTTGATCTCGGCAACAAGGATTTATTctggtgacttcgtcaatcttaAGATCTTGCCGGCTCAATCTtccggaggtgctcataggggtaggatGTACGTGCTGTGTTTGTGAGCGTCtgtgtttgtattgtgtttcctaaaaaaaaataaagatctTGTTTCTCTGTTCACTCCAAACGGCCCAAGTAAATAATGAATG
This is a stretch of genomic DNA from Brachypodium distachyon strain Bd21 chromosome 1, Brachypodium_distachyon_v3.0, whole genome shotgun sequence. It encodes these proteins:
- the LOC100833430 gene encoding AP-1 complex subunit sigma-1, with translation MINFVLLISRQGKVRLTKWYSPYTQKERTKVIRELSGLILTRGPKLCNFVEWRGYKVVYRRYASLYFCMCIDADDNELEVLEIIHHFVEILDRYFGSVCELDLIFNFHKAYYVLDEILIAGELQESSKKNVARLIAAQDSLVEAAKEEASSISNIIAQATK